From Bacteroidales bacterium, a single genomic window includes:
- a CDS encoding HAD hydrolase family protein, whose protein sequence is MTFKEKLNQIKAFAFDIDGVFSDVLTLHPSGELMRSMNVKDGYAVQYARKKGYPVAIITGGNTESIRIRFAALGVDDIYLCSSDKIHDLRDFEMRHQLNSEQILYMGDDIPDIEVMQHCGVATCPADAATEIREIADYISPKAAGKGCVRDIIEQTLRLHGRWFEEDAHKW, encoded by the coding sequence CGATATTGATGGTGTATTTTCCGATGTATTGACATTACATCCATCCGGAGAATTGATGCGCTCCATGAATGTAAAAGATGGTTATGCAGTACAATATGCCCGGAAAAAAGGTTATCCCGTTGCCATTATTACCGGAGGCAATACGGAATCTATCCGCATTCGTTTTGCTGCTTTGGGAGTAGATGATATTTATTTGTGTTCATCTGATAAGATCCACGATCTACGGGATTTTGAAATGCGTCACCAACTTAATTCCGAACAGATCCTGTATATGGGTGATGATATTCCTGATATAGAGGTCATGCAACACTGCGGTGTGGCAACCTGTCCTGCTGATGCTGCAACAGAGATCAGAGAAATAGCAGATTATATCTCACCAAAAGCTGCAGGAAAAGGTTGTGTGCGTGATATCATCGAGCAAACACTCCGTCTTCATGGAAGATGGTTCGAAGAAGATGCCCATAAATGGTAA
- a CDS encoding peptidoglycan DD-metalloendopeptidase family protein — MNRVGRVILFFTFLLIFENAHSQPFIDLRLQPRVLPGDEISLEEDELSLDSLAFLANIGTIDSTMVPASKLYNYIWCNRYVNPYNQRVIDMTDTVLIDFSQYCHPNKNVVTSDFGFRRGWRFHYGIDTRLKTGDPICSSFDGMIRIVNRGRAYGNYVVIRHFNGLETVYGHLSKTMVKVNQVVRAGEVIGLGGNTGRSTGPHLHYEIRYLGQPISPRDLIDFESYTAIYRKFNLSSGYFAYVKDVEKVRFYTVRNGDTLYGISRKIGVSMDKLCQLNNIRKSSVIKPGQKLRYT; from the coding sequence ATGAATAGAGTAGGTAGAGTTATATTGTTTTTTACATTCTTACTAATTTTTGAAAACGCACACAGTCAGCCTTTTATAGATCTCCGCCTCCAGCCGAGAGTTTTACCTGGCGACGAAATTTCCTTAGAAGAAGATGAGTTAAGTTTAGATTCACTGGCATTTTTAGCCAACATCGGGACCATTGATTCCACCATGGTTCCAGCCTCAAAACTGTATAATTATATCTGGTGTAACCGTTATGTGAATCCTTATAATCAACGTGTGATCGACATGACCGATACGGTACTGATCGACTTTTCCCAGTATTGTCATCCTAATAAAAACGTGGTTACTTCTGATTTCGGATTCCGGAGAGGGTGGCGTTTCCACTATGGAATTGATACAAGATTGAAAACCGGAGATCCTATCTGCAGTTCATTCGACGGGATGATACGTATTGTTAATCGGGGACGCGCATATGGAAATTATGTCGTTATACGGCATTTTAATGGATTGGAAACAGTGTACGGGCATTTGAGTAAAACCATGGTAAAAGTTAACCAGGTCGTACGTGCCGGAGAAGTGATAGGGTTGGGCGGAAATACAGGTCGTTCAACAGGGCCGCATCTGCATTATGAAATACGTTATTTGGGGCAACCCATATCCCCACGCGATCTGATAGATTTTGAATCCTATACGGCTATATATCGGAAATTTAATTTAAGCTCAGGTTATTTTGCGTATGTCAAGGATGTGGAAAAAGTACGTTTTTACACTGTTAGGAATGGTGATACGCTATATGGTATTTCCCGCAAGATAGGGGTGAGTATGGACAAACTTTGCCAATTGAATAACATCCGGAAAAGTTCCGTAATAAAACCCGGCCAAAAGTTAAGATACACGTAA